In a single window of the Manis pentadactyla isolate mManPen7 chromosome 14, mManPen7.hap1, whole genome shotgun sequence genome:
- the TCTN2 gene encoding tectonic-2 isoform X1: MGLTPQAALLLGLLVLQGVLRPLWGVHVFIPPFIRMSDPEVSASLVGGGEDVTVSLSRLQDEEGLLPAPHCKVLNNETEDWSLTVIPSVNALEVTVRLKSSLQRCSSNETDFFSESPCIVQTLLVSASHNSSCLAHLLIQVEIYANSSLAHNASENMTVIPNQVYQPLGPCPCNLTAGACDVRCCCDQECSSGVRELFKSSCFAGVFGGDVNPLFDQLCCAQRAHEVPGWSLLLCVQSLLANSPFLGHFYHGFAFSRQLTSRGAYLPAELKDFSDFGYKQGDPIMIVDNSYFTIPQVSLVGQCLQGAPVAFLHNLDVQCITDLEVYQEQGGIISVKIKNGAVGGIITPKVIYEEATGLDKFITSTATLLSNGSASRNVHVEEHYIFRWNNNTISEINLKIIRAEINAHQKGILTQRFTVKFVSSSSGDEKESSGNPGYQLGRPVRALSINNMNNAMTLHRWHSAGRGLCTSATLKPILFGENVLSGCLLEVGINENCTWFRENAGKLLDSLIQITHVAMRGNSDYNDLSDGWLEIIRADAPAAGTDPSVSVQGICLDIPTQLNIRILTSEVGAVEGITQQEILGVETSFSSRSWQFQCGFTCEDEVDLFPVSVAVQFIEIPARLPQPRTRFQINFTEYDCDRNEVCWLQLLYPLTRYYLGEPYSQCVAKGFLLVSFLFTLLLSTSWTRICKP; the protein is encoded by the exons ATGGGCTTAACGCCGCAGGCCGCTCTCCTCTTGGGGCTTCTCGTTCTGCAGGGCGTCCTGAGGCCGCTGTGGGGGGTCCACG TTTTCATCCCTCCTTTCATCCGCATGTCCGACCCTGAAGTCAGCGCGTCCCTGGTAGGCGGCGGCGAGGATGTGACCGTATCCCTGTCCCGGCTACAGGACGAGGAGG GATTATTACCTGCTCCACATTGTAAAGTGCTGAACAATGAGACAGAAGACTGGAGTTTGACTGTGATACCCAGTGTG AATGCATTGGAAGTGACAGTGCGGTTGAAGAGTAGTCTGCAAAGGTGTTCCTCTAATGAGACAGATTTCTTCTCAGAGTCCCCATGTATTGTCCAAACTCTTCTGGTTTCAGCATCTCACAATTCGTCTTGTTTAGCACACCTACTTATTCAAGTGGAAATTTATGCCAACTCTTCTCTGGCCCATAATGCATCAG AAAACATGACTGTTATTCCTAACCAGGTGTATCAGCCCCTTGGTCCATGTCCTTGCAATTTAACAGCTGGGGCCTGTGATGTTCGCTGCTGCTGTGACCAG GAATGCTCATCAGGTGTAAGAGAGCTCTTCAAATCGTCCTGTTTCGCCGGTGTTTTTGGAGGAGATGTTAATCCTCTTTTTGATCAGCTCTGCTGTGCTCAGAGGGCCCACGAAGTCCCGGGCTGGTCTCTGCTCCTCTGCGTGCAGTCCTTGCTTGCCAACTCACCCTTCCTGGGTCACTTCTACCACGGCTTTGC TTTCTCTAGACAGCTCACTTCCCGGGGAGCCTACTTGCCTGCTGAGCTAAAAGACTTCTCAGACTTTGGTTACAAACAAGGAGATCCAATTATGATTGTAGATAACTCGTATTTTACTATTCCGCAG GTGTCCCTGGTTGGTCAGTGCCTGCAGGGGGCCCCAGTTGCCTTCCTTCATAATTTGGATGTTCAATGTATTACTGACTTGGAAGTATACCAGGAACAAGGTGGGATTATCAGTGTGAAGATAAAGAATGGGGCTGTGGGAG GCATTATTACACCGAAAGTAATCTATGAGGAAGCAACTGGGCTGGACAAATTCATCACCAGTACAG CAACACTTCTAAGTAATGGATCAGCCTCCAGAAACGTGCATGtggaagaacattatattttcaGATGGAACAATAACACAATCAGTGAAATAAACCTCAAAATTATTAGGGCAGAAATTAATGCCCACCAGAAAG gaatCCTAACACAGAGATTTACAGTAAAATTTGTAAGTTCTAGCAGTGGTGATGAAAAGGAATCATCTGGAAATCCAG GTTACCAACTTGGCAGGCCTGTTCGAGCTCTCAGTATCAACAACATGAACAATGCTATGACTTTACACCGGTGGCATTCGG ctggaaggGGTTTGTGTACATCAGCTACTCTCAAACCCATTTTATTTGGAGAAAATGTGCTATCAGGGTGCCTTTTAGAAGTTGGGATTAATGAAAACTGTACTTGGTTCAG GGAAAATGCTGGTAAACTACTGGATTCATTAATACAAATAACTCATGTTGCAATGAGAGGCAATTCCGATTACAATGATCTTAGTGATGGCTGGCTCGAAATAATAC GTGCAGATGCCCCTGCTGCAGGTACAGACCCATCTGTCAGTGTGCAAGGCATCTGCCTGGATATTCCTACTCAGCTGAATATCCGCATCCTCACCTCGGAGGTGGGGGCAGTGGAAGGGATTACTCAGCAGGAGATCCTTGGTGTAGAGACAAG TTTCTCCTCTAGGAGCTGGCAGTTCCAGTGTGGGTTCACTTGTGAGGATGAGGTTGACCTCTTCCCTGTCAGTGTGGCAGTGCAGTTTATTGAGATCCCTGCACGCTTACCTCAGCCGCGGACAAG ATTCCAGATTAATTTTACCGAGTATGACTGTGACAGAAATGAGGTGTGTTGGCTGCAACTTCTATATCCATTGACACGGTATTATCTAG GAGAGCCTTATTCTCAGTGTGTTGCCAAGGGCTTCCTATTGGTATCCTTCTTATTTACTTTACTCCTCAGTACCTCCTGGACCAGGATATGCAAACCTTGA
- the TCTN2 gene encoding tectonic-2 isoform X3: MGLTPQAALLLGLLVLQGVLRPLWGVHVFIPPFIRMSDPEVSASLVGGGEDVTVSLSRLQDEEGLLPAPHCKVLNNETEDWSLTVIPSVNALEVTVRLKSSLQRCSSNETDFFSESPCIVQTLLVSASHNSSCLAHLLIQVEIYANSSLAHNASENMTVIPNQVYQPLGPCPCNLTAGACDVRCCCDQECSSGVRELFKSSCFAGVFGGDVNPLFDQLCCAQRAHEVPGWSLLLCVQSLLANSPFLGHFYHGFAFSRQLTSRGAYLPAELKDFSDFGYKQGDPIMIVDNSYFTIPQVSLVGQCLQGAPVAFLHNLDVQCITDLEVYQEQGGIISVKIKNGAVGGIITPKVIYEEATGLDKFITSTATLLSNGSASRNVHVEEHYIFRWNNNTISEINLKIIRAEINAHQKGILTQRFTVKFVSSSSGDEKESSGNPGYQLGRPVRALSINNMNNAMTLHRWHSAGRGLCTSATLKPILFGENVLSGCLLEVGINENCTWFRENAGKLLDSLIQITHVAMRGNSDYNDLSDGWLEIILSPLGAGSSSVGSLVRMRLTSSLSVWQCSLLRSLHAYLSRGQDSRLILPSMTVTEMRRALFSVCCQGLPIGILLIYFTPQYLLDQDMQTLKAMTI, from the exons ATGGGCTTAACGCCGCAGGCCGCTCTCCTCTTGGGGCTTCTCGTTCTGCAGGGCGTCCTGAGGCCGCTGTGGGGGGTCCACG TTTTCATCCCTCCTTTCATCCGCATGTCCGACCCTGAAGTCAGCGCGTCCCTGGTAGGCGGCGGCGAGGATGTGACCGTATCCCTGTCCCGGCTACAGGACGAGGAGG GATTATTACCTGCTCCACATTGTAAAGTGCTGAACAATGAGACAGAAGACTGGAGTTTGACTGTGATACCCAGTGTG AATGCATTGGAAGTGACAGTGCGGTTGAAGAGTAGTCTGCAAAGGTGTTCCTCTAATGAGACAGATTTCTTCTCAGAGTCCCCATGTATTGTCCAAACTCTTCTGGTTTCAGCATCTCACAATTCGTCTTGTTTAGCACACCTACTTATTCAAGTGGAAATTTATGCCAACTCTTCTCTGGCCCATAATGCATCAG AAAACATGACTGTTATTCCTAACCAGGTGTATCAGCCCCTTGGTCCATGTCCTTGCAATTTAACAGCTGGGGCCTGTGATGTTCGCTGCTGCTGTGACCAG GAATGCTCATCAGGTGTAAGAGAGCTCTTCAAATCGTCCTGTTTCGCCGGTGTTTTTGGAGGAGATGTTAATCCTCTTTTTGATCAGCTCTGCTGTGCTCAGAGGGCCCACGAAGTCCCGGGCTGGTCTCTGCTCCTCTGCGTGCAGTCCTTGCTTGCCAACTCACCCTTCCTGGGTCACTTCTACCACGGCTTTGC TTTCTCTAGACAGCTCACTTCCCGGGGAGCCTACTTGCCTGCTGAGCTAAAAGACTTCTCAGACTTTGGTTACAAACAAGGAGATCCAATTATGATTGTAGATAACTCGTATTTTACTATTCCGCAG GTGTCCCTGGTTGGTCAGTGCCTGCAGGGGGCCCCAGTTGCCTTCCTTCATAATTTGGATGTTCAATGTATTACTGACTTGGAAGTATACCAGGAACAAGGTGGGATTATCAGTGTGAAGATAAAGAATGGGGCTGTGGGAG GCATTATTACACCGAAAGTAATCTATGAGGAAGCAACTGGGCTGGACAAATTCATCACCAGTACAG CAACACTTCTAAGTAATGGATCAGCCTCCAGAAACGTGCATGtggaagaacattatattttcaGATGGAACAATAACACAATCAGTGAAATAAACCTCAAAATTATTAGGGCAGAAATTAATGCCCACCAGAAAG gaatCCTAACACAGAGATTTACAGTAAAATTTGTAAGTTCTAGCAGTGGTGATGAAAAGGAATCATCTGGAAATCCAG GTTACCAACTTGGCAGGCCTGTTCGAGCTCTCAGTATCAACAACATGAACAATGCTATGACTTTACACCGGTGGCATTCGG ctggaaggGGTTTGTGTACATCAGCTACTCTCAAACCCATTTTATTTGGAGAAAATGTGCTATCAGGGTGCCTTTTAGAAGTTGGGATTAATGAAAACTGTACTTGGTTCAG GGAAAATGCTGGTAAACTACTGGATTCATTAATACAAATAACTCATGTTGCAATGAGAGGCAATTCCGATTACAATGATCTTAGTGATGGCTGGCTCGAAATAATAC TTTCTCCTCTAGGAGCTGGCAGTTCCAGTGTGGGTTCACTTGTGAGGATGAGGTTGACCTCTTCCCTGTCAGTGTGGCAGTGCAGTTTATTGAGATCCCTGCACGCTTACCTCAGCCGCGGACAAG ATTCCAGATTAATTTTACCGAGTATGACTGTGACAGAAATGAG GAGAGCCTTATTCTCAGTGTGTTGCCAAGGGCTTCCTATTGGTATCCTTCTTATTTACTTTACTCCTCAGTACCTCCTGGACCAGGATATGCAAACCTTGAAAGCAATGACCATCTAA
- the TCTN2 gene encoding tectonic-2 isoform X2, which translates to MGLTPQAALLLGLLVLQGVLRPLWGVHVFIPPFIRMSDPEVSASLVGGGEDVTVSLSRLQDEEGLLPAPHCKVLNNETEDWSLTVIPSVNALEVTVRLKSSLQRCSSNETDFFSESPCIVQTLLVSASHNSSCLAHLLIQVEIYANSSLAHNASENMTVIPNQVYQPLGPCPCNLTAGACDVRCCCDQECSSGVRELFKSSCFAGVFGGDVNPLFDQLCCAQRAHEVPGWSLLLCVQSLLANSPFLGHFYHGFAFSRQLTSRGAYLPAELKDFSDFGYKQGDPIMIVDNSYFTIPQVSLVGQCLQGAPVAFLHNLDVQCITDLEVYQEQGGIISVKIKNGAVGGIITPKVIYEEATGLDKFITSTATLLSNGSASRNVHVEEHYIFRWNNNTISEINLKIIRAEINAHQKGILTQRFTVKFVSSSSGDEKESSGNPGYQLGRPVRALSINNMNNAMTLHRWHSAGRGLCTSATLKPILFGENVLSGCLLEVGINENCTWFRENAGKLLDSLIQITHVAMRGNSDYNDLSDGWLEIIRADAPAAGTDPSVSVQGICLDIPTQLNIRILTSEVGAVEGITQQEILGVETSFSSRSWQFQCGFTCEDEVDLFPVSVAVQFIEIPARLPQPRTRFQINFTEYDCDRNEESLILSVLPRASYWYPSYLLYSSVPPGPGYANLESNDHLTSYRP; encoded by the exons ATGGGCTTAACGCCGCAGGCCGCTCTCCTCTTGGGGCTTCTCGTTCTGCAGGGCGTCCTGAGGCCGCTGTGGGGGGTCCACG TTTTCATCCCTCCTTTCATCCGCATGTCCGACCCTGAAGTCAGCGCGTCCCTGGTAGGCGGCGGCGAGGATGTGACCGTATCCCTGTCCCGGCTACAGGACGAGGAGG GATTATTACCTGCTCCACATTGTAAAGTGCTGAACAATGAGACAGAAGACTGGAGTTTGACTGTGATACCCAGTGTG AATGCATTGGAAGTGACAGTGCGGTTGAAGAGTAGTCTGCAAAGGTGTTCCTCTAATGAGACAGATTTCTTCTCAGAGTCCCCATGTATTGTCCAAACTCTTCTGGTTTCAGCATCTCACAATTCGTCTTGTTTAGCACACCTACTTATTCAAGTGGAAATTTATGCCAACTCTTCTCTGGCCCATAATGCATCAG AAAACATGACTGTTATTCCTAACCAGGTGTATCAGCCCCTTGGTCCATGTCCTTGCAATTTAACAGCTGGGGCCTGTGATGTTCGCTGCTGCTGTGACCAG GAATGCTCATCAGGTGTAAGAGAGCTCTTCAAATCGTCCTGTTTCGCCGGTGTTTTTGGAGGAGATGTTAATCCTCTTTTTGATCAGCTCTGCTGTGCTCAGAGGGCCCACGAAGTCCCGGGCTGGTCTCTGCTCCTCTGCGTGCAGTCCTTGCTTGCCAACTCACCCTTCCTGGGTCACTTCTACCACGGCTTTGC TTTCTCTAGACAGCTCACTTCCCGGGGAGCCTACTTGCCTGCTGAGCTAAAAGACTTCTCAGACTTTGGTTACAAACAAGGAGATCCAATTATGATTGTAGATAACTCGTATTTTACTATTCCGCAG GTGTCCCTGGTTGGTCAGTGCCTGCAGGGGGCCCCAGTTGCCTTCCTTCATAATTTGGATGTTCAATGTATTACTGACTTGGAAGTATACCAGGAACAAGGTGGGATTATCAGTGTGAAGATAAAGAATGGGGCTGTGGGAG GCATTATTACACCGAAAGTAATCTATGAGGAAGCAACTGGGCTGGACAAATTCATCACCAGTACAG CAACACTTCTAAGTAATGGATCAGCCTCCAGAAACGTGCATGtggaagaacattatattttcaGATGGAACAATAACACAATCAGTGAAATAAACCTCAAAATTATTAGGGCAGAAATTAATGCCCACCAGAAAG gaatCCTAACACAGAGATTTACAGTAAAATTTGTAAGTTCTAGCAGTGGTGATGAAAAGGAATCATCTGGAAATCCAG GTTACCAACTTGGCAGGCCTGTTCGAGCTCTCAGTATCAACAACATGAACAATGCTATGACTTTACACCGGTGGCATTCGG ctggaaggGGTTTGTGTACATCAGCTACTCTCAAACCCATTTTATTTGGAGAAAATGTGCTATCAGGGTGCCTTTTAGAAGTTGGGATTAATGAAAACTGTACTTGGTTCAG GGAAAATGCTGGTAAACTACTGGATTCATTAATACAAATAACTCATGTTGCAATGAGAGGCAATTCCGATTACAATGATCTTAGTGATGGCTGGCTCGAAATAATAC GTGCAGATGCCCCTGCTGCAGGTACAGACCCATCTGTCAGTGTGCAAGGCATCTGCCTGGATATTCCTACTCAGCTGAATATCCGCATCCTCACCTCGGAGGTGGGGGCAGTGGAAGGGATTACTCAGCAGGAGATCCTTGGTGTAGAGACAAG TTTCTCCTCTAGGAGCTGGCAGTTCCAGTGTGGGTTCACTTGTGAGGATGAGGTTGACCTCTTCCCTGTCAGTGTGGCAGTGCAGTTTATTGAGATCCCTGCACGCTTACCTCAGCCGCGGACAAG ATTCCAGATTAATTTTACCGAGTATGACTGTGACAGAAATGAG GAGAGCCTTATTCTCAGTGTGTTGCCAAGGGCTTCCTATTGGTATCCTTCTTATTTACTTTACTCCTCAGTACCTCCTGGACCAGGATATGCAAACCTTGAAAGCAATGACCATCTAACTTCTTACAGACCATAG
- the TCTN2 gene encoding tectonic-2 isoform X6, translated as MGLTPQAALLLGLLVLQGVLRPLWGVHVFIPPFIRMSDPEVSASLVGGGEDVTVSLSRLQDEEGLLPAPHCKVLNNETEDWSLTVIPSVNALEVTVRLKSSLQRCSSNETDFFSESPCIVQTLLVSASHNSSCLAHLLIQVEIYANSSLAHNASENMTVIPNQVYQPLGPCPCNLTAGACDVRCCCDQVSLVGQCLQGAPVAFLHNLDVQCITDLEVYQEQGGIISVKIKNGAVGGIITPKVIYEEATGLDKFITSTATLLSNGSASRNVHVEEHYIFRWNNNTISEINLKIIRAEINAHQKGILTQRFTVKFVSSSSGDEKESSGNPGYQLGRPVRALSINNMNNAMTLHRWHSAGRGLCTSATLKPILFGENVLSGCLLEVGINENCTWFRENAGKLLDSLIQITHVAMRGNSDYNDLSDGWLEIIRADAPAAGTDPSVSVQGICLDIPTQLNIRILTSEVGAVEGITQQEILGVETSFSSRSWQFQCGFTCEDEVDLFPVSVAVQFIEIPARLPQPRTRFQINFTEYDCDRNEVCWLQLLYPLTRYYLGEPYSQCVAKGFLLVSFLFTLLLSTSWTRICKP; from the exons ATGGGCTTAACGCCGCAGGCCGCTCTCCTCTTGGGGCTTCTCGTTCTGCAGGGCGTCCTGAGGCCGCTGTGGGGGGTCCACG TTTTCATCCCTCCTTTCATCCGCATGTCCGACCCTGAAGTCAGCGCGTCCCTGGTAGGCGGCGGCGAGGATGTGACCGTATCCCTGTCCCGGCTACAGGACGAGGAGG GATTATTACCTGCTCCACATTGTAAAGTGCTGAACAATGAGACAGAAGACTGGAGTTTGACTGTGATACCCAGTGTG AATGCATTGGAAGTGACAGTGCGGTTGAAGAGTAGTCTGCAAAGGTGTTCCTCTAATGAGACAGATTTCTTCTCAGAGTCCCCATGTATTGTCCAAACTCTTCTGGTTTCAGCATCTCACAATTCGTCTTGTTTAGCACACCTACTTATTCAAGTGGAAATTTATGCCAACTCTTCTCTGGCCCATAATGCATCAG AAAACATGACTGTTATTCCTAACCAGGTGTATCAGCCCCTTGGTCCATGTCCTTGCAATTTAACAGCTGGGGCCTGTGATGTTCGCTGCTGCTGTGACCAG GTGTCCCTGGTTGGTCAGTGCCTGCAGGGGGCCCCAGTTGCCTTCCTTCATAATTTGGATGTTCAATGTATTACTGACTTGGAAGTATACCAGGAACAAGGTGGGATTATCAGTGTGAAGATAAAGAATGGGGCTGTGGGAG GCATTATTACACCGAAAGTAATCTATGAGGAAGCAACTGGGCTGGACAAATTCATCACCAGTACAG CAACACTTCTAAGTAATGGATCAGCCTCCAGAAACGTGCATGtggaagaacattatattttcaGATGGAACAATAACACAATCAGTGAAATAAACCTCAAAATTATTAGGGCAGAAATTAATGCCCACCAGAAAG gaatCCTAACACAGAGATTTACAGTAAAATTTGTAAGTTCTAGCAGTGGTGATGAAAAGGAATCATCTGGAAATCCAG GTTACCAACTTGGCAGGCCTGTTCGAGCTCTCAGTATCAACAACATGAACAATGCTATGACTTTACACCGGTGGCATTCGG ctggaaggGGTTTGTGTACATCAGCTACTCTCAAACCCATTTTATTTGGAGAAAATGTGCTATCAGGGTGCCTTTTAGAAGTTGGGATTAATGAAAACTGTACTTGGTTCAG GGAAAATGCTGGTAAACTACTGGATTCATTAATACAAATAACTCATGTTGCAATGAGAGGCAATTCCGATTACAATGATCTTAGTGATGGCTGGCTCGAAATAATAC GTGCAGATGCCCCTGCTGCAGGTACAGACCCATCTGTCAGTGTGCAAGGCATCTGCCTGGATATTCCTACTCAGCTGAATATCCGCATCCTCACCTCGGAGGTGGGGGCAGTGGAAGGGATTACTCAGCAGGAGATCCTTGGTGTAGAGACAAG TTTCTCCTCTAGGAGCTGGCAGTTCCAGTGTGGGTTCACTTGTGAGGATGAGGTTGACCTCTTCCCTGTCAGTGTGGCAGTGCAGTTTATTGAGATCCCTGCACGCTTACCTCAGCCGCGGACAAG ATTCCAGATTAATTTTACCGAGTATGACTGTGACAGAAATGAGGTGTGTTGGCTGCAACTTCTATATCCATTGACACGGTATTATCTAG GAGAGCCTTATTCTCAGTGTGTTGCCAAGGGCTTCCTATTGGTATCCTTCTTATTTACTTTACTCCTCAGTACCTCCTGGACCAGGATATGCAAACCTTGA
- the TCTN2 gene encoding tectonic-2 isoform X5 has product MGLTPQAALLLGLLVLQGVLRPLWGVHVFIPPFIRMSDPEVSASLVGGGEDVTVSLSRLQDEEGLLPAPHCKVLNNETEDWSLTVIPSVNALEVTVRLKSSLQRCSSNETDFFSESPCIVQTLLVSASHNSSCLAHLLIQVEIYANSSLAHNASENMTVIPNQVYQPLGPCPCNLTAGACDVRCCCDQECSSGVRELFKSSCFAGVFGGDVNPLFDQLCCAQRAHEVPGWSLLLCVQSLLANSPFLGHFYHGFAFSRQLTSRGAYLPAELKDFSDFGYKQGDPIMIVDNSYFTIPQVSLVGQCLQGAPVAFLHNLDVQCITDLEVYQEQGGIISVKIKNGAVGGIITPKVIYEEATGLDKFITSTATLLSNGSASRNVHVEEHYIFRWNNNTISEINLKIIRAEINAHQKGILTQRFTVKFVSSSSGDEKESSGNPGYQLGRPVRALSINNMNNAMTLHRWHSAGRGLCTSATLKPILFGENVLSGCLLEVGINENCTWFRENAGKLLDSLIQITHVAMRGNSDYNDLSDGWLEIILSPLGAGSSSVGSLVRMRLTSSLSVWQCSLLRSLHAYLSRGQDSRLILPSMTVTEMRCVGCNFYIH; this is encoded by the exons ATGGGCTTAACGCCGCAGGCCGCTCTCCTCTTGGGGCTTCTCGTTCTGCAGGGCGTCCTGAGGCCGCTGTGGGGGGTCCACG TTTTCATCCCTCCTTTCATCCGCATGTCCGACCCTGAAGTCAGCGCGTCCCTGGTAGGCGGCGGCGAGGATGTGACCGTATCCCTGTCCCGGCTACAGGACGAGGAGG GATTATTACCTGCTCCACATTGTAAAGTGCTGAACAATGAGACAGAAGACTGGAGTTTGACTGTGATACCCAGTGTG AATGCATTGGAAGTGACAGTGCGGTTGAAGAGTAGTCTGCAAAGGTGTTCCTCTAATGAGACAGATTTCTTCTCAGAGTCCCCATGTATTGTCCAAACTCTTCTGGTTTCAGCATCTCACAATTCGTCTTGTTTAGCACACCTACTTATTCAAGTGGAAATTTATGCCAACTCTTCTCTGGCCCATAATGCATCAG AAAACATGACTGTTATTCCTAACCAGGTGTATCAGCCCCTTGGTCCATGTCCTTGCAATTTAACAGCTGGGGCCTGTGATGTTCGCTGCTGCTGTGACCAG GAATGCTCATCAGGTGTAAGAGAGCTCTTCAAATCGTCCTGTTTCGCCGGTGTTTTTGGAGGAGATGTTAATCCTCTTTTTGATCAGCTCTGCTGTGCTCAGAGGGCCCACGAAGTCCCGGGCTGGTCTCTGCTCCTCTGCGTGCAGTCCTTGCTTGCCAACTCACCCTTCCTGGGTCACTTCTACCACGGCTTTGC TTTCTCTAGACAGCTCACTTCCCGGGGAGCCTACTTGCCTGCTGAGCTAAAAGACTTCTCAGACTTTGGTTACAAACAAGGAGATCCAATTATGATTGTAGATAACTCGTATTTTACTATTCCGCAG GTGTCCCTGGTTGGTCAGTGCCTGCAGGGGGCCCCAGTTGCCTTCCTTCATAATTTGGATGTTCAATGTATTACTGACTTGGAAGTATACCAGGAACAAGGTGGGATTATCAGTGTGAAGATAAAGAATGGGGCTGTGGGAG GCATTATTACACCGAAAGTAATCTATGAGGAAGCAACTGGGCTGGACAAATTCATCACCAGTACAG CAACACTTCTAAGTAATGGATCAGCCTCCAGAAACGTGCATGtggaagaacattatattttcaGATGGAACAATAACACAATCAGTGAAATAAACCTCAAAATTATTAGGGCAGAAATTAATGCCCACCAGAAAG gaatCCTAACACAGAGATTTACAGTAAAATTTGTAAGTTCTAGCAGTGGTGATGAAAAGGAATCATCTGGAAATCCAG GTTACCAACTTGGCAGGCCTGTTCGAGCTCTCAGTATCAACAACATGAACAATGCTATGACTTTACACCGGTGGCATTCGG ctggaaggGGTTTGTGTACATCAGCTACTCTCAAACCCATTTTATTTGGAGAAAATGTGCTATCAGGGTGCCTTTTAGAAGTTGGGATTAATGAAAACTGTACTTGGTTCAG GGAAAATGCTGGTAAACTACTGGATTCATTAATACAAATAACTCATGTTGCAATGAGAGGCAATTCCGATTACAATGATCTTAGTGATGGCTGGCTCGAAATAATAC TTTCTCCTCTAGGAGCTGGCAGTTCCAGTGTGGGTTCACTTGTGAGGATGAGGTTGACCTCTTCCCTGTCAGTGTGGCAGTGCAGTTTATTGAGATCCCTGCACGCTTACCTCAGCCGCGGACAAG ATTCCAGATTAATTTTACCGAGTATGACTGTGACAGAAATGAGGTGTGTTGGCTGCAACTTCTATATCCATTGA